One Methanomassiliicoccales archaeon genomic region harbors:
- the rpsB gene encoding 30S ribosomal protein S2 produces MPEEKSDELLVPEDIYLTSGVHIGTQQKSADMKQFIFKVRSDGLYVLDVKQTDKRIRVAAKFISRFPADSVVVVSARQYGQKPSSLFAKAIGARAIPGRFVPGSFTNPALPQYVEPQVLFVTDPAADQQALAEALGIGIPIVALCDANNETKNVDLVIPTNNKGRRALACVYWLLTRETLKEKKIIERDSDYKMTIDDFEASL; encoded by the coding sequence ATGCCAGAGGAGAAAAGTGATGAGCTTCTTGTGCCAGAGGATATCTATCTTACATCCGGAGTTCACATCGGAACGCAGCAAAAGAGTGCCGATATGAAGCAGTTTATCTTCAAGGTAAGGTCTGATGGTCTTTACGTCCTTGATGTTAAGCAGACAGACAAGCGTATAAGGGTCGCAGCAAAATTCATTTCCCGTTTTCCCGCGGATTCGGTAGTTGTGGTCTCAGCTCGCCAGTACGGACAAAAGCCTTCGAGTCTTTTCGCAAAGGCTATCGGCGCTAGGGCAATTCCAGGCCGGTTCGTACCTGGCAGTTTCACGAACCCTGCACTCCCCCAGTATGTGGAACCACAGGTTCTATTTGTAACTGATCCAGCAGCAGACCAACAGGCACTAGCTGAGGCACTTGGCATCGGGATACCTATCGTTGCACTTTGCGATGCTAACAACGAGACTAAGAACGTTGATCTCGTCATTCCTACAAACAACAAGGGACGAAGGGCATTAGCTTGTGTATACTGGCTGCTCACAAGAGAAACGCTCAAAGAAAAAAAGATCATCGAACGGGATTCAGATTATAAGATGACCATTGACGATTTCGAAGCATCTCTTTGA
- a CDS encoding 3-isopropylmalate dehydratase small subunit, whose protein sequence is MLLTGRIWKFGDNVDTDLIIPGRYLDEYDLKSLSLHVFEDIDPAFSVWVERGDIIVAGRNFGCGSSREQAPAVLKEKGVGAVVAASFARIFFRNAINIGLPVIVCPEAQSCLEKGDRIEIDIREARIHRLSDGMIICFKPLPGFVIDILEKGGLVPFMKIKLGRN, encoded by the coding sequence GTGTTATTAACTGGAAGAATCTGGAAGTTTGGGGATAACGTCGATACCGATTTGATCATTCCGGGGAGATACCTCGACGAGTACGATCTCAAATCTCTTTCTTTACATGTTTTCGAAGATATAGATCCCGCATTCTCTGTTTGGGTAGAACGCGGTGATATCATTGTCGCAGGTCGGAATTTTGGCTGTGGCTCGAGCAGAGAGCAAGCTCCAGCTGTTCTCAAGGAGAAGGGGGTGGGTGCCGTGGTCGCTGCCAGCTTTGCTCGAATCTTCTTTAGAAACGCGATTAACATCGGTCTTCCTGTGATCGTTTGTCCTGAGGCTCAATCTTGCCTTGAAAAAGGAGATAGAATAGAAATCGATATTAGGGAGGCACGTATTCATCGCTTATCTGATGGTATGATTATTTGTTTTAAACCTTTACCGGGATTCGTGATCGATATTTTGGAGAAGGGCGGTTTAGTCCCATTTATGAAGATAAAGCTAGGGAGGAATTGA
- a CDS encoding DNA-directed RNA polymerase subunit K translates to MSAAADFNPSIDEARRVYNFGIDYKSFISPPSISGKSRHGDLMKYTRFEKARIIGARALQISLGAPVLINVPEDVIDPIQIAMLEFEKGVIPITVKRDT, encoded by the coding sequence ATGTCAGCCGCCGCCGATTTTAACCCTTCAATCGATGAAGCCAGAAGAGTGTATAATTTTGGCATCGATTACAAAAGCTTTATAAGCCCCCCATCAATATCGGGAAAATCCCGGCATGGTGACCTCATGAAATACACACGATTTGAGAAGGCGCGCATCATAGGAGCAAGAGCTCTGCAGATTTCGCTGGGTGCGCCCGTTCTTATCAATGTTCCCGAGGATGTTATCGATCCCATTCAGATCGCTATGCTGGAATTCGAGAAAGGAGTTATTCCTATCACTGTTAAGAGAGATACATGA